The DNA region TTGTCATGGAACTCTGCCATAGAGgccatttttgttcattctttttcttatgctggagtcatgaacactgaccttaactgaggcctgCACTTTGGATGTTGTTGACAGGTTTTTGTGACCTCTTGGATGAGTTGTGGCTGCACATTTGGGATCATTCTGGCTAGCCAGCCACTactgggaaggttcaccactgttctgttttCGCCATTTGTAGATCATGGCTCTCAATTTAGTTCCCTGGAGTCCCAAAGCTTTATAAACGGTATGTaacctttgactttttttctcatttgtttctgaatttcgacagataataataataataataaaaatgttcatttaccaCCTGCATTCTGTATTTATTAGTGTTGTCCTTGACTaagatttcttttcttttttttttttgataatgggaaacaaacaaaataagaaatcaAGAAGTGGGCAAACTGTACTCAACTTGAAATAGGatattacattgaaataaatctgTTTCAATTGGTCTTTTCAGAGAGGCGAGACCTTTTAAGTTGCATGTATGTTTACACTCCATCCAGTGTAACCTGCCattttaacacaaataaaaacagatctATAACTGTGCAAATGACACCTTCTACAGGACTGCAGTCAGTTTTCTACATTTATTGGCTGTAAGGATCAATTTCAATATGCACTGTTATCAGGATGATTGAATAGACCTTCTCTTTTGGAGGCAGACGAGtcccatgcccccccccccccccccaaaaaaaaaaaagtgagcgttTGTGGGTTAGATTATACGGTGTTACTTGACACGAGCAGGCAAAAAATATCCACTAACACCCAGACCTAAAATAAACATCCAGGAAAAGAACTAGCCTAGGGCCATATTCTTTCATTCTCTtcttgataagagcagatttttGAAATGCCAAATACTTTCTTTGAGggcttgtattatttttcacgTATTGACAGAACAGGCTATATTAATTTGGACCTCATCACAGGACAATACTtaaatgccacattaattgcCAACTTTAGTTGCCATGGAGATAGATTTCTTAAAAGCAGTTTGGGAATGGCGCCTAGCTATTTCAGAAGCTTCATGATTATACCACTAACTCTCCAGCataatcaaaaaagaagctGCATTCAATCCCTCATATTTGTTACAATGTAACCTAGCAACCACATGCATCACATTATATCGTTGTGGTCTGCTCTTCTGCACGCAAAATCTTACTTGTGGTGACGATGGTTGTAATGACTTCACACTGTGATGACTAAACCTCATAACTACAAATTAAAATAGACAAATGtgagaaaataagtgttcaaaCCTTTTCCTTTTgccatttcatgtttttgtactAGCAATTATCATTTCTCATAACCCTTGTTTACAGTACTGACCGATTTGCTAGGAAGATAAAAGTGAATAATTATATCATTAACTGAAATGGTGGTGTCACTAAACATTTAGAATAACAGAATCATCATAAGTTTCTTTAGAAGAGGAAAAAGCAAGACATGAGCTGAGAGAAAGGGTTGTATTCTGCCCTCTTGTTAGCTTGAAATTAGTATGCAATTCATTAGTTTTTGCTACATAATTTACCAGAAATGTTGGTCCCAAGCACTAAGTATAgattaggggtcaccaacaaGGTGCCCGCAGGCTCCACATAAGCCCCAAAGACCACATGAATAGCCCACGAGCCTATTCTAAAAGTAGCTAACCAATGAAGAGACATTTTTAAGTCCTACAAATGTTGAaggggaaattaaaaaatgttgaaaccTGCTGTaatttaaagaaataaagtgTTCCATATTGCTACCTAATGAACTATTTCCTACCTTGTTAACTCATTGTTGCTAATTATTATGTTGGGGCTTGATAAGTAAGAAGATTTCCAAAACAACTTTCTATTCTTAATAGAGATAATACCTTACAGAGCACAAATCAGCTATGATCAAGCCTTCATCTTAAACCCGGACATTCTCATGAGATTTGACTTTCGATGACGATCAACAAATCCTTCAAATGATGGTGCGGGCTATACAAAGAGTATGAAACTTGTTAAGTATTCAATAGTTTTTCAGGTTGCTCACCTGTAACTGTCACTATGATGTACTGGGGTGAGGTGTTCTGACCATTACTCTTCTGGGTCACAGTGTGCTGGATTTCAGGGTTTATGTAGTGCTGTGCGGCAGCAGCTAGAACCGCTGGCTTCTGGGTCTGACCCTGAGTAGGTGGGGCTTGGGTCGAAAGTGCATCCTGTCCAGTTTTGGCTGATTGGTTGGCTGATGCAATGCTTCCAGAGGTTAGTGGTAGTCCAGCCAGGAAGTGCGCTGCTGTTTTGGCGGATGAGGGTGTGGTGGAAGCCGACGTCGCTATGGTTACCGTATCGGTCTGCTGAGGCTGGAGGTCTTCAGAGTATCCAGaagttgccatggcaaccaaTGCTTTGAGGCACTAATTCTGTTGATTAAAAGAGGGAGACGGGTCTCAATCGCGAATATCCTGTAACCATGTCTTTGACGTCATATCCACTTGTGTGTTATTGCTACATAGAGTCTGTGAGCCTGAAGaggaagtggttttttttttttatctctaaagcttagctttatttttttgctttccagCGTCATTCCACTAAGGTATAAAATTAAGcagcaattcatttttaaaagtaagCAATAGCTATTTTGGACAAACGGTAACATACAGTAGTACTTAACTCCTAATTCCAGTGTGACACAGGCGAactaatatttactgtaattttaacACATCTGTAACTAAGACAAGATTCACATTCATAGTTACAGGATTCAACCATTCGGGACTTTAGACCACCCCTACATAAAATAAACCGCTCCTGTGAGCAACCGCACTGTAAAAACGACGCGAAAATGATCACCACGCACATCGTGTCCACTGGAGTGAGTTCAATGTCacgccaaaaaataaaaaaataaataaaaaaactttcctCAAGTTGTTTAACGGAATTCGGAACAAACAACTCCCAAACACGCAAGTTTACAAGAGATACAGGATTCGAGAAAGTGGATAATATAAGTGGGGTTGTAACTTGTGACAAAGCCCGCTTGCTTGAAGGTGTTTTGAGTTAGCGAGAGTGATAGCTTCTCCGGCTAATAGCTCATGACAGTGAGTTTCGTGTCGAGTGGAAACAAATGCTAGCGTGCCTGTAATACTTCAGCCAACACATAAACACGACTCGGAGCTAAGTGTGTTCCAAGTTACACGTGACAGTCCACATAAAGTGACTACGATAGTCGGAGGAAAGGTAGGGCAAGTCGCAAGCATTGGAACGCACCCGCCATCTTGTTCTCCGATCAGAGATCTGACATCGCCATAACAACCGCCtgcgcgcacacaaaaaaaaagcgagcaacCACTTTCATCACCGACATGCAGCGCGACCACGACCACCAAACGAGCACGATTGCGCTAACAAAAAAACAGGCATCCGTGCAACTTTACAGAGCACAATATAATaacaaaatatcattttaattggttcacatctttttctttttttgcccgGTATTGTCATTTTTAGTTTTAGGTTTTGCGCTTACATTCGGGTTGTTGTTGACTCCCGTTGCTTGGCTCTTGTCGCCAGGACTACCGTGACTATGGCGCCTTGCCTTCACCGGGGCAACTGTTGCTACCCTCTCGCCTCAGCCCCGCCTATCACCACATGCTGATTGGACCGCTCGGGAGGTGGTCCTTGCGTCATGAAAAATACTCTTCTCTTAGTGGACAATCACTGCTGTCACTCTCCCCGGGGCCAAGCGTCTCATGACCAAGTCCAGCTTCAGTGCAGAGTCACCAGTTGACGTGTAGAAACCCTCGAAGGAAGAATAAAAGTCAAGTCGTACTCGCGGCCATCATGGGTGCCTTtagttgttttctttcttttatacttattgaaaacaaaacaccacctaaataactttttttttttaaatagattttacTGAACTagggcgactggttagagcggtggcctcacatttctgaggtccatgattcaaatcccagcctcgcctgtgtggagtttgcatgttctccccgtacctgcgtgggttttctccaggcactctggtttccttccacatcccaaaaacatgggtgatttggagactaaaaattgccccttggtgtgagtgtgggtgttgtCTGTCCAATTTGGATCTTGTAGCATGTagactttacatttttttcatgaagcaGCCaaccatccatacatccatacattttcttagccatttatcttcacaagggtcgcagggagtgctggagcctaccaaagctgtcaacgggcaggaggtgggataccccctggactggttgccagcaaatcgcagggcacaccgagacaagcacccacactcacaattacacctatgggcaatttagagtgtcgaaatGATGGtgaatgttttgggatgtgggaggagctTTTCGAGTTGAGCCACCCTGCCGTCTGTGAAGCAGCcatattatgtttatttttcatgatctaAAACACTTCCCATATGTCTTAATGAAAGGTCTCTGACATGGTTTGGTCGAAATAAACCAAGAATAAAGAATAACAGCACACTTCCACTTTTAACACGGCAATTGAAATTATTTGGTTTTCTCATGCAAGTGAGCCACTGCTCACTGCTTCCCTGTACTATGGGGTGAGGCAACATGAGAATGGCTTTTGTCACGATGGTGACTAGGGACACTAAAATGCAACGATGAAGTGCTCAGAGCACCTAAGACAATGAAAGCATTTTACTTGTTAAGTTAGCACTACATAGCCACAAAATTACACATTTCAGATCTGCACATGTGGCACATGCAGCGGACACATTGGTCAATACAAATACCCCTACCACCATGTTGAGAACTTCACAAAACTTCCACAGCTTGTCAGAAGACAGGCAACACTGTCAGCTAAGACTAATTGCTAATCTGTGCTTTCAGCACTGCAGCTCTTTTGAACTTTTTGGCTTTACCAGTGTTTCAGTGTTTGTCGTCTGGCCATTGCTTGAAAGTGGCTGATGTTCGCCAAGCTTGGTTACCAATTCACGGGTAGAGAAACTCGCTGTGGGAAGGTATTATGTGAAACGTCCAAATTGTGATATCTCAATTTGGCAAAATTCAAAACTGCTTACTTGCAAACAATAGTTCAGAAATAGGCAGCCAACAAAACATTAGTTTGTTGCATAATTTCAATACCAATCTGATGGGTGGACATGAACTCCAGAGACCCAACTATTTGTACATAAGGAATTTAACATAGTTTACTATactttaatgacattttcagtgcaGGATGATGCTTCTGACTTAGACCATCCAACACTGGAGAATAAGTATATGACAGTCATGTGTGTGCACAAGAGACAGGCCAAAAACAAAGAGTTGAGCAAAGATGTTGAGCATCCTAAATCCACGAGGCACATGGAGAGTGAATTCTATTCAGTTTTCTATTGAGAAGATAACAAGAGATATTGTTGTGCGTCCCACAAAGCACAACAAACAGTGAGGGCAGAAAGGGTAAATAAAAGGTCACAAGTGATTAGATTGCGCAGCGCTCTGTTGACATCACCTGTGGCATCATTTGCTATGCAATGACAACTTTTCTATTACTGGATGTGTATTGTTGCCCATAAAGGTCTCAGCTCTTATCTGTGGACATGACTAAGACTGGAGATGCTACTCTGAGAAACCGAGACATATATAAGACGCTCAAAATGAAACCGACCCGACCACTGACACCTGGTTTTGTGGAGCCCTTTTCAGTACTCTGAGACAACTACAGCAGATCTTTGAGCACCATGTGGAAGGCAGCACTCCTAACCTTGTGTCTATTGGTGGCCTTGGTAGACAGAGTGCGGCCAAATGAAGGCCATTCCTCTTTCTATGGAATGAAGCTCTGTGGAAGAGAATTTATACGTGCCGTCATTTTTACATGTGGGGGGTCTCGCTGGAGGAGAAGCATTGGAGACTCGGGTAAGATTATCTGTAAAGCGAAGTCAATCGTCTATAACAATGTGAATTCTTACAGAAGTTGTAATTTCTACTCCAATCAGGTCTTATTGGAGATGAGGCGTTTGACCAATGGAATGTAAATCCTTTCCCTCAAATGGCCAGCGAGCAGGATCCTACACAATCCAACGTCTGGAAGGATCCGTCATTTGATGTCGCATCTGTGGCTGCCGGATTCAGCCGCTCGGCTCGCTCGCCGATTTCAGAGGAGGTCCTGGAGGCTCTTCGAAGTGCAGATAGGAAAGGACGAGATGTAGTGGTGGGACTGTCCAATGCCTGCTGCAAGTGGGGCTGCAGTAAGAGTGAAATAAGCTCCTTGTGCTAAACATTGTCCACCCTCTCTTGCagcaactgtacttttttttttttttttacatcaagatCATAAATTGTGTGACTATATGTTTTTTCGGCAAAGGTGAGATAAACTAATTTCCCGTGTATGTTCAATAAAGCTGTATGTTCTTGGTAAGAAattctcttcctcttcttttttgacatatttcttcCTCAAGAAAATGTCTGTCACTACAATCTTGATTCAGAACTGGGCATCTGAAAGAAATTTCTCAACAATGATTCAACTGTAACTGTCAAGCATAACTATGACATGGCCTGCAGTCAAACCACATAAATGTATAATGGTTAGGGGGGTGAGGGAATGCCAAAGTGTGCTTTGGATTTAAAGTTCCAGCATTTTGCTATTTGGACTTCCATAGACGGACTCTTTAACATAGATTtaatataaaagtgtcaatttcatttaaaaaaaaaaaatccttaccaTATGCATGTCCAGAAAAGGCGCCTCCGACAGGTACTTCTGTTTGAGAGTTTTGTGTCCACGTTGTCAATATTTGGCCAAGACTGGCACTTTTTCTCTGAAAGGTTGCCAccatgtagaagacccacttgtgagagcaaGCTTGCTCTGAAGTGGAAAGGGAAGGCAGCAATCTTGCCTGGTGATGAGTCCGTCATTgagacaatattacatcccaaatacaagcAAATGTTGGTTTGACAAAGTATGTTCCCTTTCAGTTTAGTCATGAAACAAAAGGCAAAGCTTATGCTTGTGTTTTGTATAAAtgcaaaacattaaaattgcatttgaaatggaaaaatattaccccttttttttaggaaagtggTACAATAGTTTGCCTTTGTGAAtgataaatgcaaacaaatgcaacagtaacattttcaacattatGAATGGTTTTGATCTAAAAACAGTAAACACGGCTTTTGTTATTGCTTTTGGCTCAATCTAAAGAGCCTGGAAGATCGACTGGAAGTTTTCTTTGTATGGGTATGTTATTATTTCTTTGAGTAATAGCCAGAAGCTGAATTGCACTATCACAAGGACCTAGTGCGGCTAGAAAGTGagggaggtggactttttgtCCCTTAGATATTACAATTAAAAGTCAAGGAAAATGCGTGGCAAAGCTTTCATGGGCCAGATTATGATAAAGAGAGCCAGATTTAGCACACAGGCCTTAAACTGAACAAAGGTGTGCTGGGGGGattattccatttattttctccaTTGCTTATTGTCACTAGTCTCATGGgtaagctggagcctatcccacctgactttgagcgagaggcagggtacagactaaattggtcgccagccaactgcagacaaacaaccattcacattcacaacaaGAGGGACAATTTGGAGGCTTCACTTAACCCAggaaacatgtttttggaatgtgggagttgCAGGAAGATgcagtacctgaagaaaacccgcAGAGAACCTCCAACCACTCGTCTTCCATTCGGCCAAGACAAGACCAGTACATTGAAAATCTATGCACCCTTTGTGACCAACCTTTTTCACCTGTCACACAATGAGAATATGATGCAAGCTTCCCAATTCCATTATTTATGGTCCGTGTATAGTGTCCACTATGACGaaggaaatttttaaaaatatcatttaaTGCAGCGGCACGGTCCACTGGCCTcttggttctgaggaccgggcttcgaatcccagccccgcctgtgtggagtttgcgtgttctccccgtgcctgcgtgggttttctccgggaactgcggtttcctcccatatccccaaaacatgcattaattggagatccTAAATTGGCTCaatgtatgattgtgagtgtgactgttgtctgtctccatgtgacctgcgattggctctcaACCAGGTCAcggggtaccctgcctcctgcccaatgacagccgggattggctccaccatccccgcgaccctcatgaggctaagcggctcagaaaatggatagatgaatggatcaGTTAATGCAGAGATTATGAATGAGTGCACTGTATATtttagggggaggggggcacatGAGCTCAAAGCATACCATAAATGCATACcataattgtgaaaaaaaaaataataaaaccacaaatatttaaatgaaagacAGAGAGGCTATGTAAGTCTCACGCCCAAAACGAAAAGTTCCACTAGTTTGGTTGCCATGTCAATTCACACGAATTTTGCGTGACGATCAACCCGCTACGGAAGCTGAGTGTGTTCAAGCCGATCACCGGCTTGATTGGAAGGCATGCGATCTGTGTCACATACCAGCTAGTAGCATAGCACTCACACAAATCTCCCGAGAGCTGAAGTTCCTTTTCAGTCAAGCAGATCCTATTTTTAAGACGTTAATCTTAGTTTGGCCACAGTATAGCCAGAGGATTGCCTACAGAAACCTAAGTTTGATACATCGGAGTGACCAGGTAAAATTTTCGCGGCACATTTGAGCAGATGTTAGCTTAGCTGTGCTATGTACTTACTAGCCGCGGTAGGTTTTGATTCGCGACGGTTCTGGCATAAATACGCCTCATTGGCACCGTCGTTGTAGTTGTGATTTCAGCCAAAACCTTCGATGCTGTTAAGATGCTGCCGACGGAGTTAAGGTTGGATTGTCTTCGATTGTATTCTATTCAGCAGTTTACGTCTTAACGATTATATGAGCGCTTAGCTAAGCTAGTTCGCGAGACATTTGTGCCCGTCTAGTGTGGGCCTCAAATTAAAAGATTAGTCGGATCATTATTTCATCTTATTAGAGTATTTAAAAGAGCCATTTCCTAAATAATTGCTATGTATCCATacggaaaaaaatataataaaccgCTATTAAATATAACATGGCGATGCTCGTTGCGTCACAATGGGAAATTCGCAATGTTTTGTATTCTGTGTAATGTTCATATTAATGTGATTCAGTAGTAGCTGTTTGGTTAGGTTTATTTAAGATTATAAATTGTCCATAGCTTTGAACGTAAATgatgtgtctatatgtgccctgcgattagcgtGCACTGGGCGTACTCCAGCTCCTGctcgaagtcagctgggataagtgcAAGGACACCCGCGACCCGAAACTCAAGTGGTATCAATATTAGATGCGACGgcaactggttagcatatcttcctcacagttctgaggacctgggttcaaatctggccttgcctgtgtggagtttgcatgttctgactgtgcctgcttgggttttctccggctgctccagtttcctcctccatctccaaaacatgcatggtcagttaattgaagactctaaattacccaaaGCTAtggatgtgagtgcaaatggttttgTGGTATGTGCTCaacaattggctggcgaccagttgagggtgtaccccgcctcttgattgaggatagctgggataggctccagcgcacccATACCCGAGCATTATGGAAAATAGATATTAGATGCATGGGTAGTTGCAGCTTTATTCCAAGACAAGCCTGACCACACATCTTGCTATCTTAACTGGCTGACAGGTTAGTTAGGTAGTTGGTACACCTTGTCGTTCAATCACCAAACATTTGGCAGTATGAATTACTGTTGAATTGTCCTTGGCCAAGACAACCTTACATTATTCCCAGTGGGCCTGGCAGCGGCTTCCATGGCAGCAGCCGCCCATTAGTATATGAttgtgtgcgtgaatgtgagccTCTGTAAAAGTGCTTTGGGCACCGTGATGGTGGACAATAAAGCACTATGAGTCCACTCCTTTTTGTTGGAGTAACACTGTTTCTGTCTGGTTTACAAACAAAATCTTACATGCAGACAAAATACAAACAGTACCATATTGTTTTGCTGCAGGATGGAGTGGCAACCGGATGAACAAAGTCTCCAACAAGTACTCCAACTTCTCAAGGACTCCCAGTCTCCAGACACAGCAACACAAAGAGCAGTGCAAGAAGTATCCTTGTCTGTTTACATggttgggagaaaaaaaaacatcggtaGGGTATGagtttatttgtattgtgcCACTGTTAAAGAGTCAACCATTTAAggtatgtgtgggtgtgtgagcTTTTGGAACATGCACCTGGCCGGTTAAACTTCTTAACAGAGCCTGCAGAAACTGGAGCAACTTAACCAGTTTCCAGATTTCAACAACTATCTCATCTTTGTCCTCACAAGCCTAAAGTCAGAGGGTGAAtagtttcatcatttcattaaaaagaaatgcagaGATACTTGCTTATCATTATATTATTCAATTTCGACTTTATCATTTAATCAGTTTGTTGGCTTCCTTCTCCAGATGAACCCACTCGCTCACTCAGTGGCCTGATACTGAAAAACAATGTGAAAGCTCACTACCAGAACTTCCCTCCCAATGTGGCTGACTTTATCAAACGGGAATGTCTCAACAACATTGGAGACCCTTCTCCACTTATCAGAGCTACAATTGGTGGGTACTGTCAGAGTTTGAACGGAATAAAGCTCTTTGAATTCACATTTTAGCCACTGGCCTTCAGACTGCTATTTAGGTGGATTGAGTTCTGCAGTTTTTGTGCCTGTTGTAGTTTAGATGTTTTCCCCAATATTATTAGAATTGTAATTGTTTAATTTGTGggtaacatttatttatttcctcaaGGTATCCTGATAACAACCATAGCCTCCAAAGGGGAGCTGCAAACATGGCCGGAACTGTTGCCGCAGCTTTGCAATTTACTGAATTCGGAGGACTACAACACCTGTGAGGTCAGACTGACATGTTAGCCCATACAAAGAATAGAGCTTTTGTTCAAGGTAATTAGGCCTAGTCAATGgaattgtgtttttcttgaaTCAATCTTCAGGGTTCCTTTGGAGCATTACAAAAGATCTGTGAAGACTCTTCTGAGTTATTGGATAGTGATGCATTGAACAGACCACTCAACATCATGATTCCCAAGTTCCTGCAGTTTTTCAAACACTGCAGCCCTAAGATCAGGTAAAGAGGAATTAGTTCAACACAGTTGTTTGACATTTATGAAAATGCTTAAAAGTGGAATGTTACTGTATCAAGCCTTTTAGGTGTTTGAAATGTTTCTACATTGCTTGAAACTATGACCTTTTTTCTTGACAAATCACCAAATTTATACTGGTATAATCGTCAAttaagtaaaataatttacaatgtgttttttcGCTCAACTTTcattttcctttgctgctggtaACACCGGTGTCTTTCTTAAGGCCGGTGGgaaagaaaatactggaaaaataacaaaactcagTTTTGGGAAGTAAATACGAATGCACGCATGGAGGTGCTTGCTGTGAGCATGCGCTGGCTTGAATATGACGGAGTGCTTGAGACGAAGTGGGCAGCGGCTCATCTCGGCACCGACCCGTGTGCATTCGGCATCGCTCGGCTTGAGTGGGGTACCCAGCCAACATGGGTTCAGTATTTCCCGGGTGTTCGGATACCGAGAATTTGGTCAAAAacagaggcatttttttttacaataattttttttttttttttgctctggcaCTGATTTATAGAACCACTGAGACGTTCAATTCTGAGGTATTTAGAACCAAAACACAGATACCTGCTGAGCCTCTTTAAAAGTttccaatctttttttcatccatcacaGAGCCACTAAAGTTGACGATATTAGATGTTTCAGCTTTGTTCgtatttacatacagtatttctaaATAAATTAACCGTTTTCAGAAGAGATCAGCCATAAAGGAAACAAAATTTTAGCAACTTCGG from Syngnathoides biaculeatus isolate LvHL_M chromosome 9, ASM1980259v1, whole genome shotgun sequence includes:
- the rln3b gene encoding relaxin-3b; protein product: MWKAALLTLCLLVALVDRVRPNEGHSSFYGMKLCGREFIRAVIFTCGGSRWRRSIGDSGLIGDEAFDQWNVNPFPQMASEQDPTQSNVWKDPSFDVASVAAGFSRSARSPISEEVLEALRSADRKGRDVVVGLSNACCKWGCSKSEISSLC